From the genome of Falco cherrug isolate bFalChe1 chromosome 15, bFalChe1.pri, whole genome shotgun sequence:
GCGTGACCTGTCTGTCAGGCTAGCTGGCTCTGGTGTGCATTTCAGCTGCGCCACATACTGTAAATCACCTTGGGCCTCAGACTGGTGTTTCTAGGTCTACCATGACCTTCTCTGGCCACTTTGGTGTTGGTGACGCTCTAAGAGCTGTAACGTGTGGGATGGGATTGTAGTCAGGAAATGCATCCCTGGTTAGGATACGTTGTACTGATCTAGGGTCCCtgttgccagctctgctggaatgGTGGCAGGGGAGGATGTCAGATCTGGACTGCAGTCCTTTACCTGcccctgcagagcacagacTCCATCTCCCTGGCCTCTGCAAGCAACTGAAATGACAAAACTGTTGGGAAAACCGGGTTGTGATCTTGTGGGAGTGGCTCATTTCCGTACTTTCTGCCTTGGTTATGTTCCCTCCTTGTATTTACCATTTCCACAAAAAATGCTGCTTGCTTAATTCCGTGGCTCTTTTCCTGCAGGTGGTGAGGCAGCCCAGatgcagagctcagctgctttTGAACAGTCTGTCCCAGTACAGCTGTGTGCAGAGCAGAACTCTTAACCTACAAGAGaatattacaaaaaagaaaacaaaaagtcccTTAGAGGTGTTCTGCattggctgtgctgggctggcattACCACTTTCTAGAGTGTGGGGACTTGCATGATGATGCAGTGATGTCCCCCAGCAGGTACATGTAGGAGTTCTTGccaagaatgttttttttatgtGGGACTCAGCCCATCCTTCAGTGGGAAACTGCTCAGGAGCAACGACACGCACAGCTGACTGGGACGCAGCACCTGCTTCAGTGGCTGCACCccatctgcagtgctgggtAATGCCTTTCTGatcatctgctgctgctctcagtaCGGCTAGAAATGGGGATCTTCCCCCGAGGGctgctggaagagctggagCGGTGGGGTTTTCTACCAGAGGTTTTGGGATGAGCACTTGccactgtttattttgtttcagctctGTCGATTGAAGCGTCAGTGTAGCCACACATTGATGTAGCTGAAGTTTTCTCACCTTTGGGATCTGAAAAGAGGCTGCAGGTGACCAGGAAACAGAACTTATATTTGTGCCTGTCCTGCCATCCATGGCCAAGGAGAACGATGGAGCCGCTGGGCTCACGTAGTTTTAATGGTGGTCTTCCTAAAAGCCATCCAGGACTGCAGGAGTGATGTGATCCAGCAATAGGTCTTCACTGAATTGGTGTTTGGGAGTgacaggtggtggtggtggttttgggatatttttttttttggtagtaaCCCTGCAAGACTGAAAGTGCATGAATTGATACGTTTGTATTGCAGGATATTTCTTCCTGTAGGAAAACAGCGTTGCTGCCTCTCTGCCTGGTGTGTTGCCTAACACAACTTCTTCTGAGATGCACTAATCTCCACAAAGCTTTCTCCAAAGACaaagttcaaaataaatcattaacagaccttagggatttttttcaggctCAAATAAGTCACTATttctgcccagccccagggaaggGTGTCCTGGGTTCTGCTCCGCAGGGTCCCGACTTGCTGCTATGGAGAGAAATGGGCCAGAGAGGGAGCTAAAGCGCCTCAGTTGCTGCTGGAAGGGGCAGTAAGTGACAAATTTACATTGAGTTTGATATGAATGCAGGCAGGAAATGGACAAGGACATCAGGATCTGGCAAATCtttctgctgtgccactgtTGGGCTGGTGGCTGGCAACTTTTGATGCTGTGGGCCCACACTGGAAGCTTTGATGCTGAATCAACCTCTGTGGGTATGCATTTTCATTGTTGCAGGTACCGGGATGAGGTGTtaccccccccttccccatccctgctcctttTGGTCTCGTTTCAACAACTTCTGGCATCTGTTCTAGTATGACAAGATTTAAAACACACTAggcttttaaagtgtttttataTATTGTATGTAAATGCTTGTTGaagtgatatttttattaaacagttTTGCTCTAAATAGCTTTTGTGTGAGGTCTATTAACTTCTTGGGAACCCGCGTGGTTATGTCTTACCCTGTGTGTTGCGTTTGACTCACAGGAGCAGCTACCGCCACTCCAGTAGCATGAACCTAGgtgtgtgcccaggtggccaagaagacccatagcatcctggcttggatcagaaacagtgtggccagcaggacaagggaagtgatggTCTtcctgtactcggcactggtgaggtgGCACTTGGAATCCTGTGTTCAattttgggcccctcgctacaaaaaagacactgaggtgctggagcgtgtccagagacgggcaacggagctggggaacggtctggagcacaagtctgatggggagtAGCTGGGGGATCTGGGGGTGTTTAGCCcggagaaaaggaggctcagggggcaCCTTGttactctctacaactacctgaaagaaaGTTGCAGCGATGcgggtgttggtctcttctcgcaagtaacaagcgataggacaagaaaaaatggcctcaagttgcaccaggggaagtttagattgggtattaggaaaaatttctttacggaaagggtggtcaagcattggaacaggctgcccagggaagtggtggagtcactgtccctgcaggtatttcaaagacatgcagatgtggtgcttaaggacatggtttggtgatggacttggcagtgctgggttaatggttggacctggtgagcttaaaggtcttttccaacctaaatgacaCCGTGAGGCCACCACCAGCCTTCTTTCTCTGCAGGTAACCGTGGGCTGCCTTAATCCCTCTCCTTGATGATCCTGGCACCTATGTTCCCAATAGGTGGGGTGGTTCTGGGGCAGGGGGCGATTCTGTTGTCAGGCTGGCTTTAGAGCCTCCCTGCTGAGCAAGTTTGCTCCACCTGACTAGAAATGGGCATGGAGGcgaggcttttctttttaataggcacaacagaaatgtaaatagtTCTTTTTTATCATCTGTTAGTGACTTTCCGCTGCCTCTGCTCAGACAGGGCAAAAGGGAAGAATGAGCTCCTTGCCAAGTGTTTGAGCTGCTTCACATTGTCATCACTTTCCCTTACTTCGGAAATATTAAACCCCCTATTTTGTCTTAAggttattttggggggggggaggggaaggctaGCCCTGAATTATTCTGATCTTGAGTCCcagttacaaaaataatcaagcagcttctattttaaatgtgatATCACATGTAGCTTGGGACTGAATGGCAGCCAAGCTGCCCAGCTTGCAACTATGTTGTATTCTCAATAAACAACCAAACTGAGACTACAATTTGTTCCAGTCATTTATTTTGTATCATGGTATTTCAGAGCAGTGAATACAGATGGTTTGCTCTTCTAGGCTTCAATACACTCAACTATTGTGCCTAGACTACAGTGGTCTGTTTATAGAAGCTGTATTTCATAAGTTGTACTTGATCACAGCACAAAAGTCCTTTACGGCTAGATCTAATGACAGAGTTAGGAGCCTAGTGGGTTTGAAGTCTGATACTTGGGTGCCTGGACTCCTGCTACAGGGGACAGAGAGACTTAGGCAGCTCTGAAGGGTGATGCAGGAACCTGTCTACCAAGCTCTTCCTACAGGTCACAGGAAATTCTGCTGCATGAGTGAGAGCTTCTGAAAAGCCATCTCTCCCTGGGGTCCAGACACAGCCGGCTTGTGAGTGAATCTGGAATGCCACGTTGAAAGCAAGTGCTACAACTGCTTGTTCAGTAAGCAGCACCTAAATCAGTTCCTTGGATCTAGCCCAGGGCTTTGTGACAGGCCTCTGGGTACCAGCAGGATGGACTACGCTGGGTTCATAACATATTGCTTAAAGGTGTTCAATTATacataaatttataaattttgTATCAACAGTCAGATCTTTCAAATGaatattgcttttttaaaaaacatcctATTCCTGTAGTAATCCCTGAAATAATGTTCCTGTAACATCTTTGTCATGCAAATAGCAGCGTGTAGGCAATTCAAATACAAAGTAACCAAAAGACTGTCCAGTGGGAAAGTGAGGCACTTAGGCAAAGTGACTTGTAGTCACTCATGATCTATACAAGACCTAGGAACAACCCCCAGACCTGATTCCCATTCTTGAGCTTGAACCACTGGACAGGCAAATGTTGTCTGGAACTACTGCACAATGGCAGCAATACCTTTGCTGTGTCAAGATGGGCTTGTTTCATGTGTCACGCTTAAATTCACTCACTCTTCTGAGCTCATTTCCTGTACCTCTTGCTCCAGAAGCCAGAAAAACTTGGTTCCAGTTCTCCGTTTTGAGAGCAAGGATGGATTAGAGTAAGGTAAGCATTCTAAAAACATCAAGTTGACTTTTCACAGACACAGTTGCAATGCAAAGACAAAGTACATGATATTTTGGTACTGAAAATAGTCTGTAACCAGGCCATCTGTTGGTACTGCATTATACTTTTTGGTGTGCCGGATGGTGTGTTCTAGGAGCAATCTGGCTTTCCTGAAAGTCTAAGAAAGGCTTGAAAAAACACACACGAGCTCTGCAGGTGAGTCTGTGCTCCGGCACCTGCTGGAGCTGCATTGTGTTACTGAGGTGGTTGGGGAATTCCTTCTGAAGTCGCCTTaaacttttctctctccctttcttctttctcaaaCCCTGAACAACAGATGGATCTGCCCTTGGGGTACCGGGCACAGCACTTCCGCATTTCCTGAAGCATGGCTTCACACTTAGACTCCATGTAGTTgttcactggaaaacaaaaaggagacaCTAAGTCTGCAGAGGGGAACAGGTTTTGTCCCCGTAGGTGACACATCCAGCCCAGCCCTTCAGCTGCTGGGCAGCGTGTATCTCTGAAAAGCAAGAGCTGCTTACAAGCATTTCATCGCTTTCTCTGCTCtacaaaaatctttctttagTTTCAGCTACCTAAAGCCATGCAAAGGCAGCTTTGCTCTTGTGGACGGGAGCGTCTTTAGTCGCCCAGTTTTGTAGCCATCACACCTCACTACAGTAAGAACGAGGCTTCCCTTGTTGCTGCCCTTCAGTTCTTTCTTTAGCCTGTGTGTTTTTAAGCTGGATCTTGTCATCCATGGTCTTCAACCCATCTGCTGTGTCACTGTAAGGTTTACAGCTGGGTGTAAATGGAAGAGCATCCAAAGAGGACTTGGTATAAACAGGGACACGTGCACCCTTCAGCATTGTGGTTTGTAAACGGAGGGGGTGAGGAGCATGACTGCCCACCTCCTACCTGAGGCCTGTTGTGGGCAAGCTGTACCTTTGCAGCCTGACTGAAGCAGGCAGCCCGCTAGCAGGAGTGCCTGAATCTGACTGCACAGAGCCAGTGACGTAACCACCTTCCACACAAAGGCCCCAGCCCTAGTGCAGGAGGTCCTTTAGCCACACAACTGTTATTTGACCTCCTCTCACTTTCCTTCCTGGGCTTCTCCTCCTGGACACTGCCAGAGCTGGGACATGGGGCTAAACAAGCTCCTAGTCCAACCTGGGATGACTGGACTTGTGTCATCTTCTGTCAGCTTGTGACAGCTACATCCACCTCTGTACTTTCTCCGTATTGCCTTTGCTTCAGGCTCGGAGAGATTTCACTCCACCACCAGGTTCAGGCGCTGCAGGACACTGGTGATTTGTCCAGCATCCTTTCTGCCCTAGCGCTTTGCTAGCTGCCACTATCAGCTGAGGTGGCAAAGCCCACTGTGCTTTACAGGTGCTGGCCACCAGGCTCTCAGAGAGAAGCCCTGTGAGCAGACTGAGCCTGTGGCTTGAATTAATAACTACCTGCCTGTCTGCGTAGAAGCACAGGGTGTGCAGAGCTACTTGCTCTGCTTTGGATGAGCTACACAACCACTACACAGCTCCActcacacccccacccccccccacctgcTAAAGCAACAGCAACCCAATGTGAGCCAAACAGCACCCACTggagagctggaaagcagcagtgaatGCCCTCCAGTTAAAGAGTAAGCCAGCCCGCTCTAATCACTGGGCTATGAATTCCTTGACTGGATTGGTGAGTGACCTGTAACGCAAGCACAGAGATAACCCCTGAGAAAAAGGTTATGGTGATGTTACTGCTTTGTGCAAAGTGGCAGCCTAGGAGGCATGGCAGGCCCTTGGAGAGGAGAACTAGTCTCTCTGTGCCATAACCTGCAGATGATGGGTGCTCCAAGGCTCTCCTAACTGTTCCTCTGTCTGTGCAGGTTGCTTTCTAAAACTATGGCTACATACAGGCACACCCGGCTATCTGTCGGGGATGCATTCCTGAAAAGCACAATGGTTAGTCATGCAATGGAtagcaaaacacaaaagagCTTTACAGGGGGCATTCAGTCTCACAGAGGAAGCAGGCAAGATCTTTTGGAACAATGACCCACTCCAAACCCAGCCTTTTAAAAGGCAGCGTCTCCCAAAGGTCCTGCCTTCCGCCCTCCGTCCTCCGCATTGTGTGCACTGACGCTGCCCATTTGTCAGGCTCCGTATACATCCTCTATTGCACTAATTCTTACAGGGAAAAATTGCTTCGCTGTCAATTCCGCTGCTTCATCTGTGCAACTTGGACAACTGCACAGCACAATCACACATGACCAACAGCAGCACTCCGAAACGGTAGCTAGAGAAGCAGCGGGCAGTGGAGTTTGCATGTAGCAGTCAAAGGGCTTCTTTGCTAACATATAACCATTCAGATCAAAGCTGTACGCAAGTAAAACACTTGGAATAACCTCCATGAATGttataaaaagaacatttcacaGATGGGACCAAAACAAGGTCAAACGTTAGCTTTTAAGTGCAGTTACTACAGGGAGAGAAAGCAGCCCTTCATGGGAGAATGCTCCAAACCATGGAGACagtaaaaggtattttctaGGCAAACGGGGACATGTAGAAAGGGTTGTTTGAGCCTTTGCTTTGAGCTGAACACAGCTTCCAAAAAACAATCCTGGGAAAGACAGACATCTACCAATAACTGACTACTACTTTTCCCTACTTTTTTCCAGATGGTTTTCCTCCTATGCTCCTTCCCAGCCATCAAGGTTGTGTTACCTGCACAGATTGTAATTACTACATTTGCTGCAGCTTGCAGAGCCACCCCTCTCCTTTCCCGGCAGgacctcctcctcccttcctgaTATATTTCAGTTAACCTGCTTGTAGtctgcaaataaattaatgcaGAAATGAGTTGCTGTGGAACTGGCCTGGCTAATTTCAGCTGTGGCATCACTAGTCTCCTGCCTCACTGTTCCTGGACTAACACCATGGGTTATTCTCAAGTGAAGCTCAGAGCATGCTGGCTATGGGTTCCTCCAGGTGAATTAGGAAGAACTTTCCATATGGCTGAGCTGCCTTGGCACAGAGGAGTGTTTTACATTATGCATTCCACAAGGCAAATCCTTTTCCAAGAACcaagtggaatttttttaaagtattagtCCTCTGCCAGTAGCAAGCCTGCTCTCCCCAACTCAGGCTCCCAAAACGCATTATCACAGAATCTCCCTCATCCCTATAAATGTTTAGCTAGGCGAATAAAAAACCAGCTGTTAAAGGTCTCCAGAGGGAGACCCTTTCATACCTTGAGGCCAGATCACATATACCCAACCCATTCCTGACAGGCATGCCTGACCTGCTCTTAAAATACTCCTGGGGCTAGAAGCGCTGCAGTCTTCTCATACAATTCACCCACTTCCCTCACTACCCACTCTGCAAGAGAGCTCATTACAATGTCTAGCTCTTCCTGCctacagccgagtccaaagaCTACACTACCCACTCTGTAAGAGAGCTTGTTACAAAGTCTAGCTCTCCCCGCCTACACCGGAGTCCCAAGACTACACATGGGATCTCACTACCAGCATGGAGAACACGAAAATAAGCACAACATTACTGCTACAAACACTCCGTTTTGTACTAATGGTGTCTCGTTATTTACAGTCAAGCACAACGGAATTCTGTTTAAACCAGACATTATAATTTAGTTTGCTTTTCAACCAGGTGATGCCaatgtgcttgctttcttccttctcaagGTGAAAGAACAGGGTTAagttaaaagaattaaattccACCAAAAATCAAGACaccaaaaagacaaaatgacaCTTGGTACCTTGcaagcatttctgtatttcacaggCTTGTTTCTGGCAGGGATCCTTCTGGGACATGTTCAGAGAACTAAAATGATAGGAAAAAGTTACTGTAGAAACAACGTGCTTttcagggggtggggggcaagaCACTGTCATAAAAGCCAAGGCTTTAAAGAGCTCCCAATATCCCTCTCAGTCACAGACAGTTCAGAAAACATCTATTGCTGCTTGCAGATGCTGGCCAACACACACAAGAATTCTGTGTCTGGCTAAAGGATGCTCATATGGACAATGCATACAGCAAGTTTTATGTTTCTAAGCTTGCAGGCCTTTTTCTTTGATCAATATGCTTCCTTTCCACTCAGATGCACAAAGATTCCAACAAAGAATCAAATCAACATGGATGACTAATTTTAGCTGTTCTGTGCTTCTAGACCTTATACTAAAACGTGTGTAAAACTCCTCTCTGTGAGCTCTACATAACCAAGGATTTGGTGTTAGTCATATAACTGCAGCTGGaagaggcatttaaaaaaacaactaaacaaTTTAGTTATGTATGTCCCATAAAGACAACAGgaggcgcttttttttttttttttttttttgttgttgttgttgttctagGAGAAAGCCTCTTGGAAACTCCCTCCCACTCTGCAAAAAACTGACTGGAGGACAGCTCCATCTTGTTGAAATCCCTAGACACTCAATTTGACTCTCTGCAGCTGTGAGACCTGTAACTGTGATCTTCTATGAGCTCAGAAGACAAGCAAAAACTGGTAGTACTAGCAGTTGGATGGGAGACCTCTACAGGAAAGCACCGCTGTTAGAGAAAGCGGTGGTGGGCCTTTGGCTTCCTCTGAGCCACAGTtcagctcctgcccctgcccagggctaGGGAGGGTGCTGCCTTTCATATTTCTGATAATtcaccagcccaccacacttTTCACTATCGCTAGGGCAGTATTTCCAGCATCCTGGCCAAACTCCACTTGGAGCAATTACATTCTGCCTACCTAGAACTCCCCCTGATGTTTCACATGGACACAATACTCCTCTTCACTGCCTGTCCTAAGCTCTTGTGTGATGTTGCTGTGTGTTGTTTAACTGCTTCCACCTCAGaggtggctgcatttcagtggaGAGAGAATCATTTATTGTACAAAATATACAACGACATCTTCCTAGAGCCACTGCtcctgaaagacaaaaattcaTATTAAAGAATGACTGGGAATAAACAGAGCACAGTACAAAGCAGGGGTAATGTCTACACATACCAGATTAATCACCAGGCACGAGTTTAAGCAGCAGTTCTTCAACACCACCAAGCTGTAAGCGACAAGGAAAAGTTCAATACGTCTACAGTTACTGCGGCTGAGCTAATGGACTTCAACAAAATAACAGTCCTTTGCCGTCCCTCAAGGATCTCAAATGACTTCACAAACAGGCATGACTATGGTCTATTGTTGCCACCATCCTTACCATGAGATGGTGCTCTATCTCCCAAACGCGAGAGTTACTATCCCTGTACTGCTCACCCTGGGACAGCTGCCACATATGAGGCAGCCGGgatggggggagctggctgggtcGCAGCGCCTCACCCAGGGGAACCTGAACTCTTTGGATCCGAGCCCTCAGCATACCTTCCTCCTGGGGGAAAGTAACAAAAAGAGCAGGCAGTTACTGGCAATTCAGTAGAGGCACCTGCAACAGCAAAGCTACAATCACTGGGAAGCTCAAAGGACACTTGCCTCTTCCGCAGCCACAAGCCACGTTTTGCGGTGCTCATCGCAGTAAACACCTACGCGTCGCACCCACAGCCGGACAGGAGGAGCGCCTGCGTGCCCTCCTTCTGCCATTCCCTCAGTCACTTCAGGATGGTCCCGTTAGGTGGACGGCATCAACTCGCAGGATGCATGCATGGTCTCTTTAGCTCTGAATACATTCACGTAGAAAGCTCCCAGACCTCAAAGGCACCTCTGGGTGGCGTGTGACTTACGGTATGAGATGCTATGTGCTGAAATGTCCCTAAAAGTCAGCTTGGAACACTAAGGTGGTGCCTAAGTGAACAGAAATCTCATGACAAGTTGTGCACTGGGACATGCGTGCTGTATGGCGTTTGTAAGGCATTCTGGGGCAAAAGGTGCTATTGGTGCAAAGTTAAACCCTGTGAATATTGGCTTTGCTTATTCCACTAACAGTCCTATTAACAGTCTTTGTGTAAaatcggggcggggggggcaggggtgggtggggggaagagaaagaaaacagtgatttaCACAGGAGTTCCGTGGCTAATGATGGTCTAAATCCCAAAAGCAAAACTTGTGACAAGAGGTGAAATTAGCTTAACAAGAACGAAGATCACTCTGGAGACAAAGCATGAAACTCCGTATGCACGACTCTCATATTTGGAACTTGCGGAGCTGTCATTGTGAAGGGTCCTTCGTCTCATCTCTCAAGAAGATGGCAGCATTGTCCATTCACACACAAGCTTCTTGTGAATAGCTCTCGTGACTTTGCGTAGTTCAGCTTTTAGATGGTTACAGAGAGCCACCAATACCAGCAGGGGCAAAGGAATTTTGGACATTGAGATGGTTCTTCCTACCGGACTTTTTGTTTAACAGCAAGTTTATCTGTATACCAGTTAGATCAAGCTGAGCCATTAGCAAATGAAGGCCAGGGGGAATGATTCTCTCTTTGAACCCTAGAAGAGGTAATCAAAATGGTACAGACAGTCTTCATTCTTTATCTAGGTTTAAAGTAGAACAGAATTAAGCTGTAATACATATAACACCCTCCTGCTATGAAGCAGATGCAATATCCCTATCCCAGTGAAACACAGTGGTCTTCTGAAAACTTGTAAAGTTATAAGGCATATTTCAGACAGGAGCAAGAAAATCTGGATACAAACTAAAGCAGGGAAagttggggagaaaaaaaatattgttatacATCGGGGTACATCTATAACAGGAAATACACTTCCATGTTTCCTTCTATATTTTACATCAGTGTTTGTCAAcctttttgaaaacagaacacCAACCGCAGATCAGTCTGAACAGCACTgtcacagtattttaatttctaacaaagaaaacttttttccttgtattatttccttttctcttattCTATTTGTTTCCTTGCTCGATGTGTGGGAAGGTTTATGTGCATTATAAAAAGCACCACTGTTCTGAAGACCATCCTGTGATGTGGTACAGCCATTCCAAGCAATGCCCCAGCAGCTGGATCACTGGCATTTAGAGGAATGTGTCAGCAAACAGACAAGCCTCACAAGGCCTTCAAGAGCAAGCTATAAGGATTAAAGGGACATTTCTGTAAGTCCCTTTCATTCTCCTTTACCCTGAGTCACTTTACAAATCTAAGCGCATGTGGGGAAATCACTTTGCCCAACAGTGAAATGCAGCAGTCACCACTGCTCATTTTCAGTCAGCTGAATGTAATCACCAAGGTTGGAATTCGGCCAGGATACTCTCCTACTCTGCAGTAAACTGCCAAAAGCTCCATCATGACCAAAAATGCTCAAGAATTTGCTTTTATTCCATTCAAACTGGAATTTCTACAGCTCATCCCCAGATCCAGAAAATTCAAGACTGACTTCAGTACTGGAAAAATACCACTCAGTAAGTGAACACTACTTCCTACAGCAGGTAAACTCTCCTGGAAGGTCTCCTATCCAAACACTAACCTGGTTCAGTCTTGCTGAACTACAGGTAGGAGGACTAAAGCACAACATGTACGTTTGTGTTTATTGTGTATGGACATGGTAGTAATGATAGATACAGGACCGACAGAACAAGGTCTCATGCAGAGAACACCGTGCAGAATGGGCAGCAGTTAACATGTGTTTTCACCCTTTGCCCCGctaatttgttttaaacttcCTCTGAACTCCATAGTTCCGAGTTCAGTTGCCAAAGTTCAAAGGCCCGCTCTTTTCAACAGTCTCTAAGACTGTTACAAAGGTGCCCAGTTAGCATCACAAATAAAATCTTGAGGTCAGACAAAACCATCAGTTGGGTTTGAAGTAAGACAGGTCTGATCTTTAGTACTCAAAACAtacaaaagaaacaggagattTGAAACAGCATGCGCTTAGACATTTGCActtgaaactttaaaaagagaaaaacatataCAATTCCtatttttgcagattttatcagaaaacaataaaaaaagtctggagaaaggcaTGGGTGAAAGGAGAAGTAAACTTACTTATATTTAAAGCAAGTTGTAAGACCTGTTTCTTATATCGCTTGCTTCATaatctattaaaaaacccaccacatcaacaaaaaaacaatCAGCTCAAATGTGCAGGATTGTAGCGTCATGCTTTGACGCAGATTTTCATGTTCCCATCAACATAATTGCAGAAGTCCGAGCTGTTTAAGTTATTGATTTGGGGAGATTTAAAGCCCAGTCCCCATGGACAGGAACAAGGTTTGCAGGTATTCTGTCCATCTCAGCATCGGGCCTTATAAGTTTAATGCTGTTCTGGGACCTGGGTGGATTTCTGAGC
Proteins encoded in this window:
- the CMC4 gene encoding cx9C motif-containing protein 4 isoform X2 codes for the protein MVPQVDLPSPRCGTAPAGRSLNMSQKDPCQKQACEIQKCLQVNNYMESKCEAMLQEMRKCCARYPKGRSICCSGFEKEEREREKFKATSEGIPQPPQ
- the CMC4 gene encoding cx9C motif-containing protein 4 isoform X1 — encoded protein: MSQKDPCQKQACEIQKCLQVNNYMESKCEAMLQEMRKCCARYPKGRSICCSGFEKEEREREKFKATSEGIPQPPQ
- the MTCP1 gene encoding protein p13 MTCP-1, whose product is MAEGGHAGAPPVRLWVRRVGVYCDEHRKTWLVAAEEEEGMLRARIQRVQVPLGEALRPSQLPPSRLPHMWQLSQGEQYRDSNSRVWEIEHHLMLGGVEELLLKLVPGD